Proteins encoded together in one Candidatus Nitrosocaldus cavascurensis window:
- a CDS encoding KEOPS complex subunit Pcc1 translates to MLEELMISRVDATVEVEDDRSSGRDRESSSISVVRSIYVALEPECRANSKGKDEGVETSIVLEDSRVRMMIHAKDVSTIRAVLNSYLRFIDAAYRSLAVTKQ, encoded by the coding sequence TTGCTGGAGGAGCTTATGATCTCTAGGGTTGATGCTACAGTAGAGGTAGAGGATGATAGGAGCAGTGGGAGGGATAGGGAGAGTAGTAGTATTAGTGTAGTAAGATCTATCTATGTTGCACTTGAACCTGAATGTAGAGCAAACAGTAAAGGCAAGGATGAAGGTGTTGAGACTAGCATAGTACTTGAGGATTCAAGAGTTAGGATGATGATACATGCAAAGGATGTATCAACTATTAGGGCTGTACTAAACTCATACCTAAGGTTTATAGATGCTGCGTATAGATCGCTAGCAGTTACCAAGCAGTAA
- the rrp42 gene encoding exosome complex protein Rrp42 has product MSVKKTTTIVEQLRRAQMSELLAMSKRLDGRGLRDYRELRIDVGLIKKANGSALVSLGNTQVIAGIKVEVDEPFPDMPDKGLFICNAEVLPLASPYAEPGPPDEDAIELARVVDRGIRESEMIALDKLVLISGKKVYAVFADVSVLNSDGNLFDATSYAVVAALLTARIPKYDVQDDKLVKSEETIPLPINTIPVSVTMAKIGNSIIVDPTAEEEACMDARITMATDEHGRVCAIQKGGSGTFSLEQLSEVATLAISIGKEMREKIGNVAARAREQEQDK; this is encoded by the coding sequence ATGAGTGTTAAGAAGACTACCACCATAGTAGAGCAACTAAGGAGGGCACAGATGAGCGAACTCCTTGCAATGAGCAAGAGGCTTGATGGCAGAGGGCTGAGGGATTACAGGGAGTTGAGGATAGATGTTGGGTTGATAAAAAAGGCCAATGGCTCTGCCCTTGTCTCTCTTGGCAATACACAGGTTATAGCAGGCATAAAGGTTGAGGTTGATGAACCCTTCCCAGATATGCCAGATAAAGGACTATTCATATGCAATGCTGAGGTTCTGCCATTGGCATCACCATACGCAGAGCCAGGACCTCCAGATGAGGATGCAATAGAACTTGCTAGGGTTGTTGATAGAGGGATAAGAGAGTCAGAGATGATAGCATTGGACAAACTCGTGCTTATAAGTGGGAAGAAGGTCTATGCTGTATTTGCTGATGTTAGCGTACTCAACTCAGATGGCAACCTATTCGATGCAACATCATATGCTGTAGTAGCAGCACTACTTACAGCAAGGATACCAAAGTATGATGTACAGGATGATAAGCTGGTTAAGAGTGAGGAGACCATACCTCTACCAATAAACACCATACCTGTATCTGTTACTATGGCAAAGATAGGGAATAGCATAATAGTTGATCCAACTGCTGAGGAAGAGGCATGCATGGATGCTAGGATAACAATGGCTACAGATGAGCATGGAAGGGTATGTGCCATACAGAAAGGAGGTAGCGGTACATTCTCATTAGAGCAGTTGAGCGAGGTGGCAACTCTAGCAATAAGCATAGGGAAAGAGATGAGAGAGAAGATAGGTAATGTTGCTGCAAGAGCAAGAGAGCAGGAGCAGGACAAATAA
- the rrp41 gene encoding exosome complex exonuclease Rrp41: protein MSKLMSEEGIRIDGRRWNELRPVKIEVGVLKNADGSSYIEFGKNKIVVAVYGPKEVHPKHMALPDRSVLRCRYHMLPFSVEERKNPAPSRREIEISKITREALEPALILEDYPRTVIDVFIEVLQSDGGSRCAGITAASVALADAGINMRDLVAACAAGKVGGRIVLDINDEEDKMGEADMPVAYLPNLKQISLLQLDGKLTADEYRECLNLAISGCMQVYNMQREALMKKYFSTADNGGGEDDEEEGE, encoded by the coding sequence ATGAGCAAGTTGATGAGTGAAGAAGGTATAAGGATAGATGGGAGGAGATGGAATGAGCTAAGGCCAGTGAAGATAGAGGTTGGTGTACTCAAGAATGCAGATGGCTCATCCTATATAGAGTTTGGGAAGAACAAGATCGTAGTTGCTGTTTATGGGCCCAAAGAGGTGCATCCAAAGCATATGGCACTTCCAGATCGAAGTGTGCTGAGGTGCAGGTATCATATGCTCCCATTCTCTGTTGAGGAGAGGAAGAACCCTGCACCATCGAGGAGGGAGATAGAGATATCGAAGATAACCAGGGAAGCACTTGAGCCAGCACTGATCCTTGAGGATTATCCTAGAACTGTTATAGATGTGTTCATAGAAGTGCTCCAGTCAGATGGAGGATCAAGGTGTGCTGGGATAACTGCTGCATCTGTAGCGCTTGCTGATGCTGGTATAAATATGCGTGACCTTGTTGCTGCATGTGCTGCTGGCAAGGTTGGAGGGAGGATAGTGCTAGATATAAATGATGAGGAGGATAAGATGGGCGAAGCGGATATGCCTGTAGCATATCTACCAAACCTAAAGCAGATCTCACTGCTACAGTTGGATGGCAAGTTGACAGCAGATGAGTATAGAGAATGCCTTAACCTAGCTATAAGTGGGTGTATGCAGGTATATAACATGCAGAGGGAAGCACTGATGAAGAAGTACTTCAGCACAGCAGATAATGGAGGAGGAGAGGATGATGAGGAAGAGGGAGAGTAG
- the rrp4 gene encoding exosome complex RNA-binding protein Rrp4, whose product MIAKRYVLPGDLIVEGNPHLKPLANVIKVGDRLHSTRIGIVEISQNGVKVIPLSGIYIPRVGDLVIGKIIDYSALAWEVDINSCFLGHLPAQDVFGKEFSPSRDDLTKRFNIGDVIACRILNFDRTRDPLLTVADKDLGKIGEGEIVKINPTKVPRLIGKRGSMIQMIEQLTRCRILVGQNGVLVVTGANKDAMHVAVKAIRMVEEGAHTANLTERVKEMLQGVQVGR is encoded by the coding sequence ATGATAGCAAAGAGGTATGTACTTCCAGGAGATCTGATAGTTGAGGGCAATCCTCATCTCAAGCCATTGGCAAATGTTATAAAGGTAGGGGATAGACTGCACTCCACAAGGATAGGGATAGTTGAGATAAGCCAGAATGGTGTTAAGGTAATCCCGCTCTCTGGCATATACATACCAAGGGTTGGTGATCTTGTGATAGGTAAGATAATAGACTACTCAGCACTTGCATGGGAGGTTGATATAAACTCGTGCTTCCTAGGTCATCTACCAGCACAGGATGTATTTGGGAAGGAGTTCTCACCAAGCAGGGATGATCTAACGAAGAGGTTCAACATAGGAGATGTTATAGCATGTAGAATACTCAACTTTGATAGGACTAGAGACCCATTGCTTACAGTTGCTGATAAGGATCTAGGCAAGATAGGTGAGGGGGAGATAGTGAAGATAAACCCAACCAAGGTACCAAGGCTTATAGGTAAGAGGGGTTCAATGATACAGATGATAGAGCAGTTGACAAGATGCAGGATATTGGTTGGGCAGAATGGTGTGCTTGTAGTTACAGGAGCAAACAAGGATGCCATGCATGTGGCGGTTAAGGCTATAAGGATGGTTGAGGAAGGTGCACATACAGCAAACTTAACAGAGAGGGTCAAGGAGATGCTTCAGGGGGTGCAAGTAGGAAGATGA